One genomic window of Streptomyces sp. NBC_01498 includes the following:
- a CDS encoding LLM class flavin-dependent oxidoreductase — translation MTTDASDRSTLPSILVPSMPDTTETVRPYAELVRDGDARRVWMGQSLKVETHQVFAHLAGAGVRVPVGTSVTLMPLRHPYEAALQARSLALTTGHPVVAGYGVGAPAFVRSLNGKPYDSPRTMAAEYLRTVRSLLDGEIVDHAGDYHALRGRLMPMEHPRVEVGVGVLRPNMARTAGGVADVAITWMTPPGYLAETLIPALDEGAKGRDARCRVATVVHVAVDRPKRDPYVLAHTAAAGHLSADHYTDMLRRAGVAADPADPQAGAASLVDSGTYVYGSPDHIAGVLDEYRKAGVDEVILNCGGVLFTEGQAAALRDAREIVEAVRRRGGRD, via the coding sequence GTGACCACCGACGCCTCCGACCGGTCCACGCTGCCGAGCATCCTCGTACCGAGCATGCCGGACACCACCGAGACCGTCCGTCCCTACGCCGAGCTGGTACGCGACGGCGACGCACGCCGCGTCTGGATGGGCCAGTCCCTCAAGGTCGAGACCCACCAGGTGTTCGCGCACCTCGCCGGCGCGGGCGTACGCGTCCCGGTCGGCACCAGCGTGACCCTGATGCCGCTGCGCCATCCTTACGAGGCCGCCCTCCAGGCGCGCTCCCTGGCCCTGACGACGGGTCACCCCGTGGTGGCCGGCTACGGCGTCGGCGCGCCCGCCTTCGTACGGAGCCTCAACGGCAAGCCGTACGACAGCCCCCGCACGATGGCCGCCGAGTATCTGCGTACGGTCCGCTCCCTGCTCGACGGCGAGATCGTCGACCACGCCGGTGACTACCACGCGCTGCGCGGCCGGCTGATGCCGATGGAACACCCGCGCGTGGAGGTCGGGGTGGGTGTGCTGCGCCCCAACATGGCGCGCACGGCGGGCGGTGTCGCGGACGTCGCCATCACCTGGATGACCCCGCCCGGCTATCTCGCGGAGACCCTGATACCGGCCCTGGACGAGGGCGCCAAGGGCCGGGACGCCCGGTGCCGGGTCGCGACCGTCGTCCATGTCGCCGTCGACCGCCCGAAGCGCGACCCGTACGTCCTCGCCCACACCGCCGCCGCCGGCCACCTCTCCGCCGACCACTACACGGACATGCTGCGCCGCGCGGGAGTCGCCGCCGACCCGGCCGACCCGCAGGCCGGCGCCGCCTCGCTGGTGGACAGCGGTACGTACGTGTACGGCTCCCCGGACCACATCGCGGGCGTGCTCGACGAGTACCGCAAAGCCGGGGTCGACGAGGTGATCCTCAACTGCGGCGGCGTCCTCTTCACCGAGGGCCAGGCCGCCGCCCTCCGGGACGCGCGCGAGATCGTCGAGGCCGTCCGGCGGCGGGGCGGCCGTGACTGA
- a CDS encoding helix-turn-helix transcriptional regulator has protein sequence MSPVSHREGSPIYNQLRVLRAERGLSRVALADSVEVHPQTIGAIERGDYFPSLDLAFRLSDVFGLPVEAIFSRKPFVPLSAQLYNKEERS, from the coding sequence ATGAGCCCAGTGAGCCATCGCGAGGGATCGCCGATCTACAACCAGTTGAGAGTCCTGCGTGCCGAACGCGGCCTCAGCAGGGTGGCGCTCGCCGACTCGGTGGAGGTCCATCCGCAGACCATCGGCGCCATCGAGCGGGGCGACTACTTCCCGAGCCTCGATCTGGCGTTCCGGCTCAGCGACGTCTTCGGGCTTCCGGTCGAGGCGATCTTCAGCCGTAAGCCCTTCGTCCCGCTGTCCGCCCAGTTGTACAACAAGGAGGAACGCTCGTGA
- a CDS encoding LxmA leader domain family RiPP, protein MNTQSLISGYTSYADADELVPAVEAPGATITVTVTSSAACISAASAISAVSIDNTFDHSC, encoded by the coding sequence ATGAACACCCAGTCCCTGATCAGCGGTTACACCAGCTACGCCGACGCCGACGAGCTCGTCCCCGCCGTCGAGGCCCCGGGCGCGACCATCACCGTCACGGTGACCTCGTCGGCCGCGTGCATCTCCGCCGCGTCCGCCATCTCGGCCGTGTCGATCGACAACACGTTCGACCACTCCTGCTGA
- a CDS encoding LxmA leader domain family RiPP: MNTQSLIGGYTSYAEAEEIVPAVEAPGLIITITVTSSQACISAASAISAVSIDNTFDHSC; the protein is encoded by the coding sequence ATGAACACCCAGTCCCTGATCGGCGGCTACACCAGCTACGCCGAGGCTGAGGAGATCGTTCCGGCGGTGGAGGCCCCCGGCCTCATCATCACCATCACGGTGACCTCGTCGCAGGCGTGCATCTCCGCGGCCTCCGCCATCTCGGCCGTGTCGATCGACAACACCTTCGATCACTCCTGCTGA
- a CDS encoding LxmA leader domain family RiPP produces MNTQSLISGYASYADAEELVPAVEAPGGTITVTVTSSQACISAASAISAVSIDNTFDHSC; encoded by the coding sequence ATGAACACCCAGTCCCTGATCAGCGGCTACGCCAGCTACGCCGACGCCGAGGAGCTCGTTCCGGCGGTGGAGGCGCCCGGCGGCACCATCACCGTCACGGTGACCTCGTCGCAGGCGTGCATCTCCGCGGCCTCCGCCATCTCGGCCGTGTCGATCGACAACACCTTCGATCACTCCTGCTGA
- a CDS encoding M16 family metallopeptidase has protein sequence MLHSRPGNARDGYGETVDLAALDIPLCERFFIDHYGPGNALVTLTGAFDPDAAERLVRRYFEPLPGRPVVTAPDGPEPEPRREIRLSVTDPHAGLPAVAVGYRMPDPVTERADYLAHLVLAALLGQGRHALLRRGPAAPTGVASLSVGCGLFGLPLDTTGPDLLTLFAVYGGAAESGPGGADDGGRVTDALDTVLARLAENEVDAGLLRATTARWASGALRELGDPGTRAQLLGLREMLFGEAELTERLPELIRTGVSAEQVSRAAARLRDSHRAVVRFVPRATATASGKAAA, from the coding sequence GTGCTGCACAGTCGTCCCGGAAACGCCCGGGACGGATACGGCGAGACCGTCGATCTGGCGGCTCTCGACATCCCGCTCTGCGAGCGCTTTTTCATCGACCACTACGGCCCGGGAAATGCGCTGGTGACGCTCACCGGCGCGTTCGACCCGGACGCGGCGGAGCGTCTCGTACGCCGGTACTTCGAACCCCTGCCCGGCCGCCCCGTGGTGACCGCCCCCGACGGCCCCGAACCGGAGCCCCGCCGGGAGATACGGCTGTCGGTCACCGATCCGCACGCCGGACTGCCCGCCGTGGCCGTCGGCTACCGGATGCCCGACCCCGTGACCGAACGTGCCGACTACCTCGCGCACCTGGTCCTGGCCGCGCTGCTGGGGCAGGGGCGCCACGCGCTGCTGCGCCGGGGGCCGGCGGCGCCGACCGGGGTGGCGAGCCTGTCCGTGGGCTGCGGGCTGTTCGGGCTGCCGCTGGACACGACCGGACCCGATCTGCTGACGCTGTTCGCCGTGTACGGGGGAGCGGCGGAGAGCGGGCCGGGCGGGGCGGACGACGGCGGGCGGGTGACCGACGCGCTGGACACCGTCCTCGCGAGGCTGGCGGAGAACGAGGTCGACGCGGGGCTGCTGCGGGCCACCACCGCCCGCTGGGCGTCCGGCGCGCTGCGCGAACTGGGCGATCCGGGCACCCGCGCCCAACTCCTCGGCCTGCGCGAGATGCTCTTCGGCGAGGCCGAACTGACCGAGCGGCTCCCGGAACTGATACGGACCGGGGTGAGCGCCGAGCAGGTGAGCCGGGCCGCCGCGCGGCTCCGGGACTCCCACCGCGCGGTCGTACGGTTCGTGCCGCGCGCGACCGCGACCGCTTCCGGAAAGGCGGCGGCATGA
- a CDS encoding M16 family metallopeptidase → MNDDRTTGTTGGAARLPLPDLDTTLPNGLRVVLCSAPVVPLVEVRLSVPYAATGPGEVALRQLLAGVLLQGTSRRDADAFDTALATHGAAFGAGADARRFTVTGHTLADSLPAVLALLAETVLGPRLTEDVVAPERTRLARRIELSSHQPAAIAQRALLRRRYGDEVAARWEPAPRLAAACTPEDLAELHARHLGAAGAVLVLVGDLRPGDALAAVTDVFGSWRAGEAGDVPGPPPVFLGGPPLWVDRPGAVQSMIRLATPALPRTDPGYPALHLAQLVFGGSFASRLVAHLREEKGYAYQLGSGMESVPGASTLMIEADTAAEHTVAALGVIRDELERMAAEPPSEREVDEARSFAIGSLATAMSSPASLASGLSNLLHIGVGADWLHGWGPLLDGVSYDAVAEAARRFFRPSAFTGVVLADESAVAPLRREGSAEMTF, encoded by the coding sequence ATGAACGACGACCGGACCACGGGCACCACGGGCGGTGCTGCGCGGCTGCCGCTGCCCGATCTCGACACCACCCTCCCCAACGGGCTGCGAGTGGTGCTCTGTTCGGCTCCCGTCGTCCCCCTGGTCGAGGTGCGGCTCAGCGTTCCGTACGCCGCCACGGGACCGGGCGAGGTGGCGCTGCGCCAACTGCTGGCCGGAGTCCTGCTGCAAGGCACCTCGCGCCGCGACGCCGACGCCTTCGACACCGCCCTCGCCACCCACGGGGCCGCGTTCGGCGCGGGCGCCGACGCCCGCCGGTTCACCGTCACCGGGCACACCCTCGCCGACTCCCTGCCCGCCGTGCTGGCCCTGCTCGCCGAGACCGTCCTCGGGCCCCGGCTGACGGAGGACGTCGTCGCGCCCGAACGCACCCGGCTCGCCCGCCGCATCGAACTCTCCTCGCACCAGCCCGCGGCGATCGCCCAGCGGGCGCTGCTGCGCCGGCGGTACGGCGACGAGGTGGCCGCCCGCTGGGAGCCCGCGCCCCGGCTGGCCGCCGCCTGCACACCGGAGGACCTCGCCGAACTGCACGCCCGGCATCTGGGGGCGGCGGGCGCGGTGCTCGTCCTGGTCGGCGATCTGCGGCCCGGGGACGCGCTCGCCGCCGTCACCGACGTGTTCGGGTCCTGGCGGGCGGGGGAGGCCGGCGACGTACCCGGGCCGCCGCCGGTGTTCCTCGGCGGCCCGCCCCTGTGGGTGGACCGGCCCGGCGCCGTACAGAGCATGATCCGGCTGGCCACCCCGGCGCTGCCGCGCACCGATCCGGGCTATCCGGCCCTGCATCTGGCCCAGTTGGTCTTCGGCGGGTCCTTCGCCTCGCGGCTGGTGGCGCACCTGCGCGAGGAGAAGGGTTACGCGTACCAGCTCGGGTCCGGCATGGAGTCCGTACCGGGCGCGTCGACCCTGATGATCGAGGCCGACACCGCCGCCGAACACACGGTGGCCGCGCTCGGGGTGATCCGGGACGAACTGGAGCGGATGGCCGCCGAACCGCCGTCCGAGCGGGAGGTGGACGAGGCCCGGAGCTTCGCCATCGGCTCGCTCGCCACGGCGATGTCCTCCCCGGCCTCCCTCGCCTCCGGTCTGTCGAACCTGCTGCACATCGGGGTCGGCGCCGACTGGCTGCACGGGTGGGGTCCGCTGCTGGACGGGGTGTCGTACGACGCGGTCGCGGAGGCCGCCCGGCGGTTCTTCCGGCCGTCGGCCTTCACCGGTGTCGTCCTCGCCGACGAATCGGCGGTCGCGCCACTGCGCCGCGAAGGATCGGCCGAGATGACCTTCTGA
- a CDS encoding ABC transporter permease, translating into MSTAAQTDADAVTASDPATDPGAGPQAPDPGASPASGGLSARRAVGLVAKREINSRLRTKSFVLSTLGLVLALGVYTLIILFSKEGPTKVGLDADTTAMRPILTAVADRAPDLDIEFVPVDGDRAETLLRDGDVAAVLSGGAADLTMTVERETDQDLLAVVNAAVTEQRTTLELERAGVDPVEFGERVASSATVTKALDPSGNSAAEQFALILSSTGLLYFFFIIYGIMLAQGVVEEKTSRVVELLLSSIRPWQLLAGKLIGVAVVGVTQLVLLGGAAVVLAEGTGAISLPTAVAGTLLTMGVWFLLGFFLFAAMLAAAAARVSRQEDLQAVVQPVMVLITTPFVLGIALLSKNAHDPVIEWLSLVPPLSPILMPARMLLGIAPAWQVAVSLVLAVAALAGLTRIAGRMYANSVLRSGSRVPLAESLRLR; encoded by the coding sequence ATGAGCACAGCGGCACAGACGGACGCGGACGCGGTCACGGCGTCGGACCCGGCCACGGACCCCGGCGCGGGCCCGCAGGCACCGGACCCCGGCGCCTCCCCCGCCTCCGGCGGGCTCTCGGCCCGCCGGGCGGTCGGCCTGGTCGCCAAGCGCGAGATCAACAGCCGGCTGCGGACGAAGTCGTTCGTCCTCAGCACGCTCGGACTGGTCCTCGCCCTCGGCGTCTACACCCTGATCATCCTCTTCTCCAAGGAGGGGCCGACCAAGGTCGGTCTCGACGCGGACACCACCGCGATGCGCCCGATACTGACGGCCGTCGCCGACCGCGCGCCCGACCTCGACATCGAGTTCGTCCCCGTCGACGGCGACCGCGCCGAGACGCTGCTGCGCGACGGCGATGTCGCCGCCGTACTGAGCGGCGGCGCGGCCGACCTCACGATGACCGTGGAACGCGAGACGGACCAGGACCTGCTGGCCGTCGTGAACGCCGCGGTGACCGAGCAGCGCACCACCCTGGAGCTGGAACGCGCGGGCGTCGACCCGGTCGAGTTCGGTGAACGCGTGGCGTCGTCGGCCACCGTGACCAAGGCGCTGGACCCGTCCGGCAACAGCGCGGCCGAGCAGTTCGCGCTGATCCTCTCCTCCACCGGCCTGCTGTACTTCTTCTTCATCATCTACGGGATCATGCTGGCCCAGGGGGTCGTGGAGGAGAAGACGAGCCGCGTGGTCGAGCTGCTGCTCTCCAGCATCCGGCCCTGGCAGCTCCTCGCGGGCAAGCTGATCGGTGTGGCCGTGGTCGGCGTGACGCAGCTCGTCCTGCTCGGCGGCGCGGCGGTCGTGCTCGCCGAGGGCACGGGAGCCATCTCGCTGCCGACGGCGGTGGCCGGGACGCTGCTGACGATGGGCGTCTGGTTCCTGCTCGGCTTCTTCCTCTTCGCCGCCATGCTGGCCGCCGCGGCGGCGCGCGTCTCACGGCAGGAGGATCTCCAGGCGGTGGTGCAGCCGGTGATGGTGCTCATCACCACACCGTTCGTGCTGGGCATCGCCCTGCTGAGCAAGAACGCCCACGACCCGGTCATCGAGTGGCTCTCGCTCGTCCCGCCGCTCAGCCCGATCCTCATGCCGGCGCGCATGCTGCTGGGCATCGCCCCGGCGTGGCAGGTCGCGGTCTCCCTGGTGCTGGCCGTGGCCGCGCTGGCGGGGCTGACCCGGATCGCCGGGCGGATGTACGCCAACAGCGTGCTGCGCAGCGGTTCCAGGGTCCCGCTGGCCGAGTCCCTGCGGCTGCGCTAG
- a CDS encoding ABC transporter ATP-binding protein, which yields MTAAALEVDRVRKSYGKRRAVDDMSFDIRAGELFGFVGSNGAGKTTTMRIILGVLTPDAGEVRWQGRPVDFEARRQFGYMPEERGLYPRMKVVEQLRYLGELHGMPAAAARAAADRWIERLEVTSYATEEVQNLSLGNQQRVQLAAALVHEPKALVLDEPFSGLDPVAVDVMREVLVERAAQGVPIIFSSHQLALVERVCHRVGIVGGGKLIACGTVQELSESAERRLLVDAPGAGENWAAGLPGVEVLSREGTRTRLRLAKGADDQRVLHAALATGPVSAFVSERPPLTELYRDLVSRDDSGNTEDGDSAGTAGTPVTAAVAAGADTESEGGGR from the coding sequence ATGACTGCGGCAGCGCTGGAGGTCGACCGCGTACGGAAGAGCTACGGCAAGCGCCGGGCCGTCGACGACATGAGTTTCGACATCCGCGCCGGTGAGCTGTTCGGCTTCGTGGGCAGCAACGGCGCGGGCAAGACCACCACGATGCGGATCATCCTCGGCGTCCTCACACCCGATGCCGGGGAGGTCCGCTGGCAGGGCCGTCCCGTCGACTTCGAGGCCCGCAGGCAGTTCGGCTACATGCCCGAGGAGCGCGGACTGTATCCGCGTATGAAGGTCGTCGAACAGCTGCGGTACCTGGGCGAGTTGCACGGCATGCCGGCCGCCGCCGCGCGTGCGGCGGCCGACCGCTGGATCGAGCGGCTGGAAGTCACGTCGTACGCCACCGAGGAGGTCCAGAACCTCAGCCTCGGCAACCAGCAGCGCGTACAGCTCGCCGCCGCCCTGGTGCACGAGCCGAAGGCACTGGTGCTGGACGAACCGTTCTCCGGGCTCGACCCGGTGGCGGTGGACGTGATGCGCGAGGTGCTCGTGGAGCGGGCCGCGCAGGGTGTGCCCATCATCTTCTCCAGCCACCAACTCGCCCTGGTGGAGCGGGTCTGCCACCGCGTCGGCATCGTCGGCGGCGGCAAGCTCATCGCCTGCGGCACGGTCCAGGAGCTGAGCGAGAGCGCCGAGCGCCGGCTGCTGGTCGACGCGCCCGGGGCGGGCGAGAACTGGGCGGCGGGGCTGCCGGGCGTGGAGGTCCTGAGCCGGGAGGGCACCCGTACCCGGCTGCGGCTGGCGAAGGGCGCCGACGACCAGCGGGTGCTGCACGCGGCACTCGCCACCGGTCCGGTGTCCGCCTTCGTCTCCGAACGGCCGCCGCTGACCGAGCTGTACCGCGATCTGGTCAGCAGAGACGACAGCGGGAACACGGAGGACGGAGACAGCGCGGGCACGGCCGGGACTCCCGTCACGGCCGCGGTCGCGGCAGGGGCGGACACCGAGAGCGAGGGCGGCGGACGATGA
- a CDS encoding class I SAM-dependent methyltransferase, producing the protein MTTEAPEQAERTERSEQPTGPTANGTDSTDGSTASAGSKSQAGAPGSSAYGEALADVYDSLYPTSGPAIDSMIAFLEELRPAPASLLELGVGTGRLAIPLATHGYRVHGVDASPAMLAKLHENDPTGGITSSVADFSALVVEERYDVVLTALNTFFMLPTQELQISCLRGIHDALADGGVAVFETYNPQNYHRLSEATTQIGHLAADALLLDTIQVNRQLQSALVVHTILGPGGLRKVPEVSRYAWPAEFDVMARLAGLRVTGRWAGWDRSPLSELTEKHIVVVERQDA; encoded by the coding sequence ATGACCACCGAGGCACCCGAGCAGGCGGAGCGGACCGAGCGCTCCGAGCAGCCGACCGGACCGACCGCGAACGGCACCGACAGCACCGACGGCTCCACGGCTTCCGCAGGTTCGAAGAGCCAGGCCGGCGCCCCCGGCAGCAGCGCGTACGGCGAGGCGCTCGCCGACGTCTACGACTCGCTCTACCCCACCTCGGGCCCGGCCATCGACTCCATGATCGCCTTCCTGGAGGAGCTGCGCCCGGCCCCCGCCTCCCTGCTCGAACTGGGCGTCGGTACGGGCCGGCTGGCCATCCCGCTGGCCACGCACGGCTACCGGGTGCACGGCGTCGACGCCTCCCCCGCGATGCTGGCGAAGCTGCACGAGAACGACCCCACGGGCGGGATCACCAGCTCGGTCGCCGACTTCAGCGCCCTGGTGGTGGAGGAGCGCTACGACGTCGTCCTCACCGCGCTCAACACGTTCTTCATGCTGCCCACGCAGGAGTTGCAGATCAGCTGTCTGCGCGGCATCCACGACGCGCTCGCCGACGGCGGGGTCGCGGTCTTCGAGACGTACAACCCGCAGAACTACCACCGGCTCTCCGAGGCGACCACCCAGATCGGCCATCTGGCCGCCGACGCGCTGCTGCTGGACACGATCCAGGTGAACCGTCAGCTCCAGTCCGCGCTCGTCGTCCACACGATCCTGGGCCCCGGCGGGCTGCGGAAGGTGCCCGAGGTCAGCCGGTACGCGTGGCCCGCCGAGTTCGACGTGATGGCCCGGCTCGCCGGACTGCGTGTCACCGGCCGCTGGGCGGGCTGGGACCGGAGCCCGCTGTCGGAGCTGACGGAGAAGCACATCGTCGTGGTAGAGCGTCAGGACGCGTGA
- a CDS encoding flavoprotein, whose amino-acid sequence MTAGAGVPEQVGVRRLLVVGTGSVTAAHLPFWASWLKMGQPGVEVRYVLTGAASRFVTREALVAIGGCDVLEDRWPDEPEPRARHVDLAQWPDAVVVLPATLNYLARLALGLGDSPSMLALQCTEAAIALAPALPPGGAQSAAYAEHSAKLAARRNVVVVPPHPGRSTTSGRREAWAPASFPDVLAAADTLRSELAAASQETPRTPGEQERPGGQQEQASPEQRKQRERS is encoded by the coding sequence GTGACCGCCGGGGCGGGGGTGCCCGAACAGGTCGGCGTACGGCGGCTGCTGGTCGTCGGTACGGGGTCGGTGACCGCCGCCCATCTGCCGTTCTGGGCGAGCTGGCTGAAGATGGGGCAGCCGGGGGTGGAGGTGCGGTACGTCCTGACGGGCGCCGCTTCCCGGTTCGTCACCCGCGAGGCGCTGGTCGCCATCGGCGGCTGCGACGTGCTGGAGGACCGCTGGCCCGACGAGCCGGAGCCGCGCGCCCGCCATGTGGATCTCGCCCAGTGGCCGGACGCCGTGGTGGTCCTGCCCGCGACGCTCAACTACCTGGCCCGGCTGGCGCTCGGCCTCGGCGACTCGCCGTCCATGCTGGCGCTCCAGTGCACGGAGGCCGCGATCGCGCTGGCGCCCGCGCTGCCGCCCGGCGGCGCGCAGAGCGCGGCGTACGCGGAGCACTCCGCGAAGCTCGCCGCCCGCCGCAACGTGGTCGTCGTCCCGCCCCATCCCGGCCGCAGCACGACCAGTGGCCGGCGTGAGGCGTGGGCGCCCGCGTCGTTCCCCGACGTCCTGGCGGCGGCCGACACTCTGCGGTCCGAGCTGGCGGCGGCGTCGCAGGAGACGCCGCGGACGCCGGGTGAGCAGGAGCGGCCGGGCGGGCAGCAGGAACAGGCATCACCGGAACAGCGGAAGCAGAGGGAGAGATCATGA